From a region of the Synechococcales cyanobacterium T60_A2020_003 genome:
- a CDS encoding DUF3318 domain-containing protein: MNPDSELLHLMDLMPASGRMLCKVASKPEQPAVIEAALPKPWAQSRPIFINFDLWGTLSRSQRDVLLLRTVSWLNGVQWLKVDVYQGAALAGVLGTVVELSQADLVGALVAGGLTALAGLQIVRSQRSSRRELEADEAAIRIAQRRGYTEVVAARALLEAIEAVADLEKR, translated from the coding sequence ATCAATCCTGACTCTGAACTTTTGCATCTGATGGATCTCATGCCTGCTTCGGGTCGGATGCTGTGTAAGGTGGCTAGTAAGCCAGAACAGCCCGCTGTCATTGAGGCCGCGTTACCGAAGCCGTGGGCACAATCTCGCCCAATTTTTATTAATTTTGACCTATGGGGAACCTTGTCTCGCTCTCAGCGGGATGTATTGCTGCTGAGAACAGTGTCGTGGCTGAACGGGGTGCAGTGGCTCAAGGTTGACGTATATCAGGGGGCAGCGTTGGCAGGTGTATTGGGAACGGTGGTAGAACTGTCCCAAGCAGACTTGGTAGGAGCTTTGGTGGCGGGGGGATTGACGGCTCTAGCTGGGCTGCAAATTGTGCGATCGCAGCGAAGTTCACGACGGGAACTGGAGGCCGATGAAGCGGCCATTCGCATTGCCCAACGGCGCGGATACACCGAAGTTGTGGCGGCTCGTGCGTTGTTAGAGGCGATCGAAGCGGTCGCAGATCTTGAAAAGCGGAG